A DNA window from Budorcas taxicolor isolate Tak-1 chromosome 14, Takin1.1, whole genome shotgun sequence contains the following coding sequences:
- the AARD gene encoding alanine and arginine-rich domain-containing protein, which produces MGLEDTGSRREGPSRGPHSILHAAGLRSSTLRPSRGFLEGGRGVDGPEEAQAAGPRLEELKRRLVRAFQRAVLRGSSRRLREEAAAREAQSRARVESALAGLRAELLEMRFQNRQLARTLLDLNMKMQQLKKEDEMETASESQSSEDNAQNLE; this is translated from the exons ATGGGCCTAGAGGACACCGGCAGCCGCAGAGAAGGGCCCTCCCGGGGGCCCCACAGCATCCTCCACGCGGCCGGGCTCCGGTCCTCCACCCTGCGTCCCTCTCGAGGCTTCCTCGAAGGCGGCAGGGGCGTGGACGGCCCGGAGGAGGCCCAGGCCGCCGGTCCGCGGCTGGAAGAGCTCAAGCGGCGGCTGGTGCGCGCCTTCCAGCGGGCGGTGCTGCGCGGCAGCTCCAGGCGTTTGCGGGAAGAGGCGGCGGCGCGGGAGGCGCAGAGCCGGGCGCGCGTGGAGAGCGCCCTGGCCGGGCTGCGCGCCGAGCTG CTGGAAATGCGTTTCCAGAATCGTCAGCTGGCCAGAACTCTGCTGGATTTAAACATGAAAATGCAACAACTGAAAAAGGAGGACGAAATGGAAACTGCATCAGAATCGCAAAGCTCTGAAGATAACGCTCAGAATCTGGAATGA